In Phreatobacter aquaticus, a single genomic region encodes these proteins:
- a CDS encoding SDR family NAD(P)-dependent oxidoreductase, which produces MADRMPLEGTVALIAGAAGAIGSATAALMARRGAAIVAVDRAGSDFAGVRSQLPAGARLETITADVRDEASVAHYVAAARAAFGRIDIFFNNAGIEGLVKPIEDYPLESFRDVIDVNVIGVFLGLKHVLPVMYGQGSGCVVNCSSIAGLKGTPGLSAYTASKHAVIGITRSVAAEAGPRGVRVVSVNPGPIESRMMDSINAGQSPDPKAAHAAVSAMVPQQRYGRVEEVAELVAFLASDAAGYCNGGIYSVDGGMCAV; this is translated from the coding sequence ATGGCCGATCGCATGCCGCTTGAGGGCACGGTTGCCCTGATAGCGGGCGCAGCCGGCGCTATCGGTAGCGCAACCGCCGCGCTGATGGCCCGTCGGGGTGCAGCGATTGTTGCTGTCGATCGGGCTGGTTCCGACTTTGCCGGCGTCAGAAGCCAGCTGCCGGCCGGTGCGCGGCTCGAAACAATCACGGCCGACGTTCGCGACGAGGCCTCGGTGGCCCATTATGTGGCAGCGGCGCGCGCGGCCTTCGGCCGCATCGACATCTTCTTCAACAATGCCGGGATCGAAGGCCTGGTGAAACCGATCGAGGATTATCCGCTGGAGAGTTTCAGGGATGTCATCGACGTCAATGTCATCGGCGTCTTCCTTGGCCTGAAGCATGTCCTCCCCGTCATGTACGGACAAGGGTCCGGCTGCGTCGTCAATTGTTCGAGCATTGCCGGGCTGAAGGGCACCCCCGGACTGTCGGCCTACACGGCCTCGAAACATGCGGTCATCGGCATCACGCGCTCGGTCGCCGCCGAAGCCGGTCCGCGCGGCGTGCGCGTCGTCTCGGTCAATCCCGGGCCGATCGAGAGCCGCATGATGGATTCCATCAATGCCGGCCAGAGCCCGGACCCGAAGGCCGCCCATGCGGCCGTTTCCGCCATGGTGCCGCAGCAGCGCTATGGGCGGGTCGAGGAGGTGGCGGAACTCGTCGCCTTCCTGGCATCCGATGCCGCCGGCTATTGCAATGGCGGCATCTACAGCGTCGATGGCGGCATGTGCGCCGTCTGA